A single Perognathus longimembris pacificus isolate PPM17 chromosome 17, ASM2315922v1, whole genome shotgun sequence DNA region contains:
- the Mrpl10 gene encoding 39S ribosomal protein L10, mitochondrial, which produces MAAAVSVKLSGELLPLAGLLPTLQPVRYGSKAVTRHWRVMHFQRQKLMAVTEYIPPKPAINPRCLPPPPRPPKEESGLVRLLHKEIAAVFRDNRMIAVCQNVAMSAEDKILMRHQLRKHNILMKIFPNQVLKPFLEGSKYQNLLPLFVGHNMLLVSQEPKAKEMVRILKTMPFLPLLGGCIDDTILSSQGFVNYAKLPSLPLLQGELVGGLTLLLAQTHSLLQHQPAKLTALMDQYIRQQEEKPVTPANGKADSPDPALDS; this is translated from the exons GCCTGCTGCCCACCCTCCAGCCTGTGCGCTATGGCTCCAAGGCTGTAACCCGCCACTGGCGGGTCATGCACTTTCAGCGGCAGAAGCTGATGGCTGTGACTGAATATATTCCCCCCAAACCTGCCATCAACCCCAGATGCCTGccgcctcccccccgccctccaaAAGAG GAGTCAGGCCTCGTCCGCCTCCTTCATAAGGAGATAGCAGCAGTTTTCCGAGACAATCGAATGATTGCTGTGTGCCAGAATGTGGCCATGAGTGCGGAGGACAAGATTCTCATGCGGCACCAGCTGCGAAAACATAACATCTTGATGAAGATCTTCCCCAATCAG GTTCTGAAGCCTTTTCTGGAGGGTTCCAAGTACCAAAACCTGCTGCCCCTCTTTGTGGGGCATAATATGCTGCTGGTCAGTCAGGAGCCCAAGGCCAAGGAGATGGTGCGGATCTTGAAAACCATGCCTTTCCTGCCATTGCTAG GTGGCTGCATCGATGACACCATCCTCAGCAGTCAGGGCTTCGTCAACTACGCCAAGCTGCCCAGCCTACCTCTGCTGCAGGGGGAACTGGTAGGAGGGCTCACCCTTCTCCTAGCCCAGACCCATTCCCTGCTTCAGCACCAGCCTGCCAAGCTGACTGCCCTGATGGATCAGTACATCAGACAGCAAGAGGAAAAACCTGTCACACCAGCCAACGGGAAGGCAGATTCTCCTGATCCTGCTCTGGACTCCTAG